GAATATATCCAATAATTTTTTTTGCGGCTGAAGAATTAGCTTTTAACCCATCAATACTGAAATTACCAACGGTTGGAATAATTGCCCCAATTAACGATTTAATTGTTGTTGTTTTTCCACTTCCATTAGGCCCAATAAAACCATGAATTTTTCCTTTGGCAACCTTCATATCAATGTTATCAACAGCAACAAACTTTTTAAATTTTTTGGTAAATCCAAGAATTTCAATCGCTAAATTAGGATTTGGTGTAAAATCATTTTTCTTTGTTTTCATAACTATACAAAATCCTTTCTTGTAATTCATCATAACGTTATCGCTGCTAATCCCGCCGTTACTAATAAATAACCAATATACATTCCTGTTGTGTTAGTTAAAGTTACTGGTTTATTAAAATCAGCGATTAAGAAATAGTTTGTTTGTGGTGCCTTATTATTAACCTTGTATTCAATATCATTAACTTTTGCTTCTAAATAATTGTTTACTGGTAGTAACATTGATGACACAATATCGTTTTGCCCCGCAAGACTTCCGCGGGCATCCCCTGTCCACATAACAACTCATTGTTGTCAAATATTTAAGTAAGCCATTAATTTATATTGATTTGAAGCTTTTTTAATATTTGATAATTCTGATGTAGCTTTAGTATTATCATCGAAAATATCACCAGAATATGTTCCTTGACCCATTCAATGATACATTTGTGAAATAAATTGATAATATAGCGACATTACAGGGTCATTAAGATATACATTTTGGCTATATAAATTGTTTCTTAAAAACTTATCTAAATCAGGGTAAAAAGTTTTAAAACTATTGCGACTAGCAGCTGATAAAGATCTGTCAATAGTTCATACTATTTCATTCGGCGAAATAGGATTATTTGAAGTAAAACTATATTTAGAATCATAACCAAGAATTGTTGGTATAAAGACATGTTTATCATACATTGTTTTTATAATTTTATAAACTTGTTTTAATTCAGGAGTTTTTAACTTATTTTCATCTAACTCATTTATATTAATAGTCCCTGATGATGGTTTTGCTGATGAAATAATAAGTGGTTTATTATCAGATACTTCTTGATAAAATTGTCCTAAAAGATTAATTCCTTTATCCGTATTATTTAAAAATTCGACTTTATCAGGACCATTTTCATACTCAGTAAATGGTGTTGGATTATAACCATCCGCCTCTAAAACATAGTTGTTAAGTAACTTTGCTAAAAGTGGATAATTTGTTGGAGTTTTCTTAACCTCTGCTACAAATTGTTCTCAATTAATAGTTCCGCCTCCAGCAGATGTTACTGCATTTTGAATTGCAGCATCAATATTTGCACCTAACTTAGTAAAATCAAATTGACCAGCGTTTCTGCTTCATAAACTGCTTCCCATAGAATTATCACGTTGTAATTTATTGCCACTATATATTCAAACTGGCCATCCAGTTGGATCAAGGATATTATGATATGTTTTAATAAGTTCAGAATCATTAAATTTAACCGGACTTTTTGCTAAATCTGTTGTCTGTACTAAATATGATGAAGCTTTATCAGAAAATTTACTTGTATTATAAATAAATGGAATCATTGCCCCAATTACAGTTAAAAAACCAATTGTAAATAAAATTCCAATAACTCCTTTTGAATTTAAACCTAATGAGATTAAAATGGCAATTGTGCTTAAAAATAATTGTAAAATAAAACTTGTTAAAATCATGAAATTAACTTTACTTAAAATTACTTTTCCTATAGCAAATCCTTTTGCTCCCATTCCCAAAGAAATTAAAGGGGGTCCTAATAAAATTATTATTGAATATAATAAACATAAAAATTGTAATGCCAATCATTTTTCAATAATCATTCTTGTCCGTGAAATTGGAATCGATGAAAAAATTAATAATGTTCCATCATCAATTTCATCCCGAATTATTTGCACAGCTTTAAAACCAATAAACATTGATGTTAAACCAAAGTATAACATATATCAAATTCATAAATAAATGGTAGATGTTGCTTTTGCTGCCTCACTATAATCACCACTAAGATTATCAGCCATCCCTATTGCCAATGAAATAATAATCATTAATCCTATTACAAATGTTAAAACAAACATTACATATGTTGATGGTGCTTTTAACATTTTAATTAAAGTATAACGAAACATTTTTACTGAAAAAAATGAACTAATTTTTTTATTTAAATTTGTTTTCTTCTTAATGCTCGTTACCTTTGTTGCCTCATTATGAGCCATATTTTTCCTCCTATTTATTTTAATCAATAATTTCTAATTTTAGAAATTATAAAATAATTATACAAAAAAAAAAAAAAAAAAAAAAAGGTTTTGTTTACTTTTTTAATTAAAATTTTAAATCTTCTTTTGTTAGTCTTTATCAAATAATTTAATCCCCCGCTCTTTTGCTTTTGCCTTCTTAATTTTTTTAATTGATGCTTTAATATGATCACGACGAATTTGTTTTTTTAAGGCTGTAATCTCTTCTTTTCGTTTCTTTTTATAACCAGGTTTAACTTTTTTGTTATTATCTTTTGTTTTATAACGATGAATAATTTTATTAATTTCATTATTAATTTGTTCGGAATTTTGTTTTTTTGGTTTACTAAGCCCTAAATCAACATCCACTAATTCCTGCATTTGATTTCATTTTTGATACTTAAAAGTAATTCCTTTCGCAATTAGTTGCTGAACTAGGGTTAAATTTTTTGTATCATATAAAACATAACTATAACCAGTATAATTTGCCCGCCCAGTTCGACCACTACGATGAATATAATATTCTAAATCAATTGGTAAATCAATTGAAATAATATGACTAACCCCAATAAAATCAATTCCTCGTGCGGCAATATCACTGGCAATAACATATTTATATTCCAAATTACGAATTCGTTTTACAACTTGTGTTCTAAAACGTGGTTCTAACCCAGCATGTAATTGTGTTACAGAATAATTATGCTCTAATAATAAATCATAATATTTATTAATTTCTTCTTTTTTATTAACAAAAATTAAACATAAATAAGGATCAAATGTTTTTAAAAGTTTTAGTAAAATAGTGCTTCGTTCTTGGTGTTTAGTAGGAATTAAAATATGCGTAATATTTTGGTTAGTTATTTGATTACTATTTAAATCTAAATAATGTGGGTTTTTTAAATATTTTATTAAAAATGGTTTTAATTCTTCGGGAATTGTTGCTGAAAAAACCGAAACTTGAACATTAGGATTAACCTTACTTAAAAGATAATCAACATTTTCAATAAAACCTAAATCAAAAACCATATCACATTCATCAATAATAAATGTTGTTAATTTCCCTAACTTTAAACTTTGTTGTTCAAACAAATCCTTTAATCGCGTTGGGGTCACAACCATAATATGCGGTTGGCTTCGTTCCAATTGTTCTACTTGCCGTTTAATATCTTCGCCTCCAATAAAACAATTTACTTGTAATGCTGGCTGAAATGTTTTAAAAAAACGAATATTATCATAAATTTGCTTCGCTAACTCACGGGTTGGTGACACAATAATCGCTTGAATATTTTGTTGTTCATAATCTAAATTATTTAAAATTGGTAAACAAAAAGCAAAAGTTTTGCCAGTTCCAGTATGGGCTTTGCAAATAACATTTTGATGTTTTAACAACAATGGAATAACTTTTTCTTGGACCATTGTTGGCTCAGTAAAATTTAATTGTTTTAAACCTAAATTTAAAAAATGTTTTAAACCTAAATTATCAAAATTACTCATTGTTAGCACCCTCTCAATATCAAAATTATAACATAAATAAAAAATGAAATTATTGCTAATTTCATCATTTAAACTGTTATTTTTTAACGGCAAAATTTGCTTTTCTGATAACAGGTTTTTTACTATATTCAATTTTATAAAGTTCTTTTTCTTTGTTAAAAGCAGCTTGGGCTTGATCTAATAAATTAGTTCAGTACTCTTTTTCTTTTGCTAAAGCGGTTGGTTGTTGCTGTCCTTTTTTAACACCTTTTGTCATTTTTGCCAATGTTTTTTTAGCATGTATTTTTGTTTTTTTAAGATTTTTTTGAGCATCTAAATATTCAATTGAATAAGGGCGAGTCATTGCCTTAATCATTTTTGCAGTTATATAAAACCCAATAAGACTTAAAACTGGAATAGCAACTAATAATACAATAACAATGCTTCCTGTTACGGCGGCAAAATTTGTGCCAATCTCAAGTTCATAGTTTGGTGGTCATTGAATGATACCACCAACAACACTTCCTGGTTGTTTTAACCATTCCATTAAGTCCATTGCTTGACCATTAACAGTAACATAATTAGAATATCCTCAGCTAAAACCCCCGCTTGATACTAATTGCATTACTTTGCCAAGTCCTAATTCTGCAATTAATTGATAACCATTCCCATTAAATGTTTTAATATCATTAATATTAACGGGCAATGCTTTTCCTTCTCAATAATAACCATTATAATGAACAGTTAAAAAAGCTAATGCAAAAATTAAAATAGATAAAACAATAATTCAAATTAAAGCAATACTTCATTTTGCAAATGTCTTCATATTCCAACCTCTTTCCCCTTATTTAAGATTATTATAGTCCTAATTATTTAAAATTCTTAATTTTATTTTTCTATTTTTAATAAAACAGTAAAAATATTAATAAAAACTTTAAATAAAACAATAACTAGTTTTACTAGTTATTGTTACTATCTCTATTTGTTTTTTCTTATTTTTTTAATGAAGCTTTCTTCCCTGTTGTTTTTTTTGCACTTGTTTTTTTAGCACTACTGTTTTTTGCTAACACTTTTTTTGCAGGTTTCGCATTTCCGATTGTTTGCAATTTTTCATTTGCTTCTTTACGATTTTCTGCTTCAATTGCTTTGCGCTGTGCTGTTGTTTTTCCTAATCTCTCTTCAATTAATCTTTGGGCAGTAATTGCGGTAGTAATTGCTGAACCATCTTTGGCACGATAATCCGCGACAGTTTTAGTATAAATATCTCCAAGCGAACGATCAATTGATCTTTTCATTGCTGGAGTTGAATCCATTACTGCTTGTTCCTTAATAAATAGTCATTTTTCTTCCACACCATTTTTCGCTACTGGTTTCTTAGATGTTGACCCCTTATTAGTCTTCATAGTTTTTGTTCTTGCCATACTTAATCTCCTTTCATATAATGCTTTTTATGCTGTGTATATTTAATTAAATTAGTTTCATCCTAAAATATTATTAATTTAAGATAAATGTAATATTTTAAGGAAAACCATATTCTTTACCTTAAAATAGACTATATAATTGTATCAAATTTAGACAAATTAATAAATACCTTTTAAAAGATTATTTTAAAATGATAAAACTAACATTTTCTAGTTGTGTTATCATATAAATAGATAAAATGGACGGTGAAAAAATGAAAGTTATCAAAGTAACACCACGAGGATACTGCCTCGGAGTTGTAAAATCAATTAAATGAGCAAAAGAAGCAGCAGTCAAATATGCCGGTCGTGAAATTTATATGTTGGGATATTTAGTTCATAATCGCCATGTTATTGAAGAAATTGTTAGCTTAGGTGTGATTCCTGTTAATGACTTTAAACTCAACCGCTTAGAATTAATTAAAACATTGCCAGATAATGCCGTTGTCATATTAAGCGCACACGGAAGTGATGATCGCATTAAAGATATTGCGGC
This genomic window from Spiroplasma sp. SV19 contains:
- a CDS encoding DEAD/DEAH box helicase, which translates into the protein MSNFDNLGLKHFLNLGLKQLNFTEPTMVQEKVIPLLLKHQNVICKAHTGTGKTFAFCLPILNNLDYEQQNIQAIIVSPTRELAKQIYDNIRFFKTFQPALQVNCFIGGEDIKRQVEQLERSQPHIMVVTPTRLKDLFEQQSLKLGKLTTFIIDECDMVFDLGFIENVDYLLSKVNPNVQVSVFSATIPEELKPFLIKYLKNPHYLDLNSNQITNQNITHILIPTKHQERSTILLKLLKTFDPYLCLIFVNKKEEINKYYDLLLEHNYSVTQLHAGLEPRFRTQVVKRIRNLEYKYVIASDIAARGIDFIGVSHIISIDLPIDLEYYIHRSGRTGRANYTGYSYVLYDTKNLTLVQQLIAKGITFKYQKWNQMQELVDVDLGLSKPKKQNSEQINNEINKIIHRYKTKDNNKKVKPGYKKKRKEEITALKKQIRRDHIKASIKKIKKAKAKERGIKLFDKD
- a CDS encoding ABC transporter permease, giving the protein MAHNEATKVTSIKKKTNLNKKISSFFSVKMFRYTLIKMLKAPSTYVMFVLTFVIGLMIIISLAIGMADNLSGDYSEAAKATSTIYLWIWYMLYFGLTSMFIGFKAVQIIRDEIDDGTLLIFSSIPISRTRMIIEKWLALQFLCLLYSIIILLGPPLISLGMGAKGFAIGKVILSKVNFMILTSFILQLFLSTIAILISLGLNSKGVIGILFTIGFLTVIGAMIPFIYNTSKFSDKASSYLVQTTDLAKSPVKFNDSELIKTYHNILDPTGWPVWIYSGNKLQRDNSMGSSLWSRNAGQFDFTKLGANIDAAIQNAVTSAGGGTINWEQFVAEVKKTPTNYPLLAKLLNNYVLEADGYNPTPFTEYENGPDKVEFLNNTDKGINLLGQFYQEVSDNKPLIISSAKPSSGTININELDENKLKTPELKQVYKIIKTMYDKHVFIPTILGYDSKYSFTSNNPISPNEIVWTIDRSLSAASRNSFKTFYPDLDKFLRNNLYSQNVYLNDPVMSLYYQFISQMYHWMGQGTYSGDIFDDNTKATSELSNIKKASNQYKLMAYLNIWQQWVVMWTGDARGSLAGQNDIVSSMLLPVNNYLEAKVNDIEYKVNNKAPQTNYFLIADFNKPVTLTNTTGMYIGYLLVTAGLAAITLWWITRKDFV